A window of the Anticarsia gemmatalis isolate Benzon Research Colony breed Stoneville strain chromosome W, ilAntGemm2 primary, whole genome shotgun sequence genome harbors these coding sequences:
- the LOC142985754 gene encoding uncharacterized protein LOC142985754 gives MSLRNVEIKAKITDYDNICKVAEELSGKPTEIINQDDTFYIVNDGRLKLMTYKDSSATLVRYNRDDEGGPKLSNYELLDLDSVKAKVLDAMLRKSLGIRGRVIKERKLYMVDQTRIHIDTVHDLGQYMELEVVLKPDQTLEEGQAIAKDLQTKLGVKDEDLIACYVDLLDKKNN, from the exons ATGTCTCTCCGCAACGTAGAAATCAAAGCTAAGATCACAGACTACGATAACATCTGCAAAGTAGCGGAAGAATTGAGCGGAAAACCGACTGAAATCATAAACCAGGATGACACATTTTACATCGTCAACGATGGTCGTTTGAAGCTAATGACGTATAAAGATTCCTCCGCAACCCTTGTAAGGTACAACCGTGATGACGAAGGGGGTCCTAAACTCAGTAATTACGAGTTATTAGACCTGGATAGTGTAAAAGCGAAAGTTCTGGACGCTATGTTAAGAAAATCGTTAGGTATTCGTGGTAGAGTCATAAAGGAACG CAAACTGTACATGGTAGATCAAACTCGCATCCACATAGACACAGTGCATGATCTTGGCCAGTATATGGAGCTAGAAGTAGTTCTAAAACCAGACCAGACCCTGGAAGAAGGTCAGGCAATAGCAAAAGACTTGCAGACTAAACTTGGAGTTAAGGATGAAGACCTCATTGCTTGCTATGTTGACttgttagataaaaaaaataactga